A segment of the Macrobrachium rosenbergii isolate ZJJX-2024 chromosome 8, ASM4041242v1, whole genome shotgun sequence genome:
ttctgttacttctttcaaatgaacaccgtaatattctttggaagcttgaattttaagtcagtggcccctgtggtgggcttgttccatatgaatgggggtttatattctggataataataataataataataataataataataataataataataataataataataataataataataataataataataattcattctgttacttttttaaatgCTTAGTATTTTTCAAGCTTAGTTTGAACCAGTGgtgtggtgggctttttccatatgaatatgaataagggtttttattctgggtaataataataattcatttcattctcaaataataataatattctttaattttaatcagtggccctgtggtgggcttgttccatatgaatggggtttatattctggataataataataataataataataataataataataataataataataataataattaataataataataataatgcttcattctgttactttttttggaagcttgaatttcaagttagtggaccctgtggtgggcttgttccatatgaataagggtttttattctgggtaataataataataattcattctggataataataataataataataataataataataataataataataataataataataataataataattcattctgtaacttctttcaaatgaacaccgtatttctggaagcttgaatttcaagtcagtggcccctgtggtgggcttgctcataatgaatagggttcgtctcctgaataataataataataataataataataataataataataataataataataataattcggaagCTATTAACTAAATAACAGGCTCTGCCACCATAATCATAAAATGGAATAATCCaaaggaaactataaaaaaattcaagatggtCTCTCTTCAACTCACGTCAATTGCCGCCCGCGATATGTCGACGCCCACGTCGTTGCAAGTGTTCGAAGTAGGGCTGCTGCAGACGCGGGCGTGTCTGCCGAGGGCGTGGTGGTGGTCGCTGACGAGGCCGTGGGCGGTTCTGTGGTCTCTGAGGTCTCTGAGATCTCTGAGGTCTCTCTGGTCGTCCCGGGgcgtggtgctgctgctgctctcgCAGTCGCCGCCCCCGTCGCTGTGGGCGGCCTCGGAGAGGTCGTCCTTCTTGTAGTCGCCGACTTTGTAGCAGCCGTCGCTCGCCTGGGGGCTGAGATCGAGGCCGTGCTTGGTGGTGCTGATGCTGAAGTCGTCCGGGGCCTTCAGCGACTCGGATTTACCGCTGCCGCTCCCGACGGCGGCGCTGACGCTGACGCCGCTCTCGCTCTTGTAGATGTCGTGCTTGAGGTCCTGAaggctgctgctgccgctgcccttgccgccgccgccgccgccgctgctgctgctgctgctgctgcaggagCTGTAGGCCtcaccacccccgcccccgccgccCTTGCTGTGCCGTTGCTCCTCCTCTGTCACCTCGATGTCTATAGTCTCGTCGTCCGAGTGCCGGCTCGAGTCCGGGAGCTGCGCGCCGGAGTCCCCCTCCGAGCTCCCCAAGGGCGGCGGGGGGGACGCCCTCGTCACGGGCGTGAAGGCGGAGAAGTGCGCCGGGCGGAGGGCGGTGGTCGCCGCCTCCATGTCGGCGATTCTGACGTCGGCGGCGCTCGCGGCGTCCGACCGAGGGTCGGGCAGGGGCAGGGGAGGGAAGCTGGGCAGGGGCCTCCTCGGCCACGCCGCCAGAGGGTACGGAAGCCCCAAGGGCGGCAGCGCGCTTCGGGAGCCCCAGAGGTAGTCGACGAAGGTCTGCCGGGCGTCCTTGTGGTGGGCGGGGTACGGGGCAGGTAAAGGTGCCAAGTAGGGCGGAGGGTACGGGAGGTCCCCGCCCATAGTTTTCAGCGAGGGGCGTGTGATAGAGGGCGGCTTGGCCAGGGGCGCCTCCAGGCGTGGGGATTTGCTTAGGCGTGAGCCGGGCCCTTGCTgtggagaaggaaaaagagagaatgagaaaatgaaatacatttcaaaCATTGCGACAAAATATCGGtggcataatttcttttttaaagttaattttgcaATGCGATGAATCAATTTCCTCacctgaataaataaacaaaaaaagttgataaaaacgAACCGTGATTAGCTGCCATTAATCATACATTTCGAGGCAGATTCTAGAATGGCCATAATTTGTTAAATACGAAACATACTGATTGATGTCGCTTTAACTCTAATCTATGCAAATCATTTTAACCCGGGAAATGGAATACATTTATTGAATACATATCACGCCCCGCCGCCCGCAAATCCATTTCCCTGAAACAGCTTTATTACAGCTACATTACAGGTTTATTACAGGCGTCATTAGATTATGACGTTGTTTAAACCTTATCAAAAGTTTAATAACAGTTTTTCGTTGGCACGTCATTTCTCTCCTGTCGGGGCCTTTGTCAAAAACTCGTttttggggagttttttttttttttgtgcgtagTTTTTCGACGGAGGCGGTGgcgaaaagaaacaagtaaaaatgtacaatcgagttttctgtacatcttataatgccgtatgaaattctcagccgcagtccatgaaactttcagccacggcccgacgGTGGCCTGTGACCGCcaaaacgcacgatcatggcaaacttcGTTATTAATTGGAAACAGGTCAATATTATAATAGATTACGtcgttaacaagtaaaaattgcgccgaggtttcttcggcgcagtcgagttttctgtacagcctgtaatcaaggccaccgaaaatagatctatctttcggtgggctcggtataatgctgtatgagcggcggcccatgaaactaatgatggcctgtcctatatcgttgccagaagcacgattatggctaatttaacattaaacaaaataaaaactattgaggctagagggctgcaatttggtatgtttgatgactggagggtggatgatcaacatatcaatttgcagccctctagcctcagtaatctttaagatctaagggcagacagaaaaagtgcggacggacagacaaagccggcacagtagttttcttttacagaaaataaaaactataacaatACAACAGGTAGgcctattcctttttttaaatttcgtataacttcttcaaaagattttatttactgtacatttacaACTGCAAACCtaacctcctgttacttctttcaaacgaacgccATAAAATTATTTGGAAGATGTAGAATATTATGtcaaatggcccctgtggtgggcttgttccatatgcatagggctcaacttcaataataataatgaataataataaataataataataataataataataataataataataataataataacttgtaatCAATatgaatagtaattataatataatcttcatcttctgaatgaataataataataataataataataataataataataataataataataataataataataataataataataataataagagacatacgAACGTtcatgaaaaaggaataatattttattcttgtggTCAGGCCGGTAACGTGACTCTCTCTGTTTACTCAGAGTGCTGATTCGAATCCAGGTACGGACGTCAGAatctcttcatattcttgcatttgcatttcaggctttgcagtgacaagcgcatccaaaaagttTGACTGAAGAATAGCCTACCAGAAGTTAacagggcattgtgggtattatggttacataagtatctggtcaaaagtgaccagtagattctatatatatatatatatatatatatatatatatatatatatatatatatatatatatatatatatatatatatatatatatatatatataaaatatgtgaggcctttcgacacttgtgctaagtgtgtgtgtgtgtgtgtttgtttctttgtgattttatctttatttacatattcatcacgttccataatgattcagttatatatatatatatattatatatatatatatatatatatatatatatatatatatatataatatatatatatatatatatatatatataatatttgaatggAATGGCATATAAGATTTTGgtcaaaaggccaagcgctgggacctacgatgatgaggtcattcagcactgaaagggaaattgagaggaataaaaaggtttgaaagttgtaacaggaggttAAACCTTTTCAGTTGCaacatgaaacaattattaggagagggttgaggagagtaagaagaaagaaagagaatacgaacggagaaAGCACAGCCAAAAGAATGAAGAGGGTCGCAGCTAgcggcctaagggacgccgcaaagaaccttcttAAGCGACGAGCTCACCTGAGACCCGGCGGCCATCAGTCTCTTCCTGGTCCCTCCGTTGAACATGGCTTTGACATCCTCCCAGGCGTGAATGACATCAATGGGCGGGTCCCCGGCCAGCCTGATGTGGCGTCGCCAGGAATTAAAGTTGGCAGCGTCGGGCTGGACGTATTTGCTGTCGGCCAGACGGTGCGAGTGGAACACGAATTTGTTGGGGCTGAAGAACATGGCGCAGTAGACGCACTTGATGCACTTGGCGCGGGAGGAGTTGTACCTGGAGTGGGAAGATGGCGATGTTAGCGACGCTTGGAAAGGAAAGTTGGTAGGTCTAGGTTCAGTTAGTAGGTCTATGTTTTGAGGGAaggaaaaatattgcaagaattAAATACtgcaatggaaataaaatagcttaaaaaaaatacttgcatttATCTATGTTGCAAATTCTGGCGCATTTATGTATATTGcaaattcttgtttttatctgtACTGCAAATACTTGCATTTatctaaattgaaaatatttgcatTGTCCTTTGTTGCAGATATTTGAATTTATCTATATTGCAAATACTCCCATTTAGTTGTattgcaaataattttatttatctatattgcaaacaattaaatttatctgtattgtaaatacatttcTCTATATTGCAAATACATTTATCTATATTGCAAATACATTATCTATATTGCAAATACATTATCTACATTACAAATGCATTTATCTATATTGCAAATACATTATCTATATTGCAAATACATTATCTACATTGCAAATGCATTTATctatatttcaaatacatttatctaTATTGCAAATACATTTACTGTATTGCAAATACATTTACCTATATTGCAAATACATTTACTGTATTGCAAATACATTTATCTATATTGCAAACAATTCCACTTATCTATATTGAAAATACTTCCATTTATCTGTCTTGCAAATACTTCCATTTATCTATACTGCAGATACTTCCATTTGGTTGTATTGCAAATACATTTATCTGTATTGCAAACAATTCCATATATCTGTATTGTAAACACTCAAAATTATCTGTATTGCAAATACTTTGCAATTATCTGCAGACGATAactgaatattcaaaattattttggtgAGGAAATATTGCATTTTGAAAGACCACAAATCAGTTTTAGACCTTTGCAAGAAATTCCTCTTCACCCAACCTACAATTACATAATTAAACTCTAACTGCATTGTCTCAATTTACCTGCTTATTGCCAATATAACTATAACCATCACATTTATACTGTAACTTAGTATTTGTTGAATTTAACTCAAATTGTACAAGCAGTTAACCTGCTTCCTTTAGCCGCAATTTAATCAATTACTCGTCAatgatatttacaaagtaattgcTCACTAAAATCCAAATTTTaagcaatataaaacaagtaaaaaatgggccgaagtttcttcggcgagatcgagtttctgtacagccgctacagcgtataatcaaggtcaccgaaaccatatctaactttcggtggtctcggtataatgctgtgtgagccgcggcccatgaaactttaaccacggcccggtggtggcctggcctatattgttgccagaagcacgattatggctaactttaaccttaaataaaacaaaaactaccgaggctagagggctgcagtttggtatgtttgatgattggagggtggatgatcaacatgccaatttgcagccctctaacctcggtagtttttaagtttagagggcggacagaaaaagtgcgtacagaaaaaagtgcggacgggcagacaaagtcggcacaatagttttctttaacagaaaactagaaagtgtGAATAATGATTTGCCTGTCAATCATTCTACGACAAATTACTCCTAATACTATGGTTTATTCCTGATCCTACAGATTTCTCCCTAATactgaatatgaacggaggtatagtaaaagaaatgaaaggggttgcggctaggggccggagggaggTGCAAAGAACctccgtgtgaggtgcactgacggcgctaacccccttcGGGATATGATCCTTGACCACTTAACTCGTATGTAAGTACCTCCAGGAACGCCCAAATCTTCTACCATTAAGATAAACATGAtcattttcttagttttcataGAGAATCGatagagaaaagaaagtataaatgCGTAGGATACATCCGAAGGAGTGGCAGATTAAATCCTACCTCAAGTGAACGAATAAAACAGGATACATCGAGCCAAAGGGCTCCCCCCTTCCTCTGAGGGCGAGAAAGAACCGCAAACCCAGCTGTATTTTATCTAACGCTTAGGGTACAAATGGCTGACTAGTGGCTGGCTGCACCACAAATAAACTCGAAAAAAAgatactttttctttctccttaccTCGAAGGAACACTTTTCCTAACTTTGGAGgaacactttttccttacctcgAAGTAACACTTTTTCTTACCCCGAAGGAATACTTTTTCCTTAATTCGAAGtaacactttttccttaccttGAAGTAACACTTTTTCCTTATCTTGAAGTAACACTTTTCCTTACTTCAAAGTAACACTTTTTCATCACTTTGGAGGAACACTTTTTCATCACTTTCGAGaaacactttttccttacctcgAAGTAACACTTTTTCCTTACCCAGAAGGaatactttttccttacttcgaagtaacactttttccttaccttgaagtaacactttttccttactttgaagcaacactttttccttacctcagagtaacttttttattacttcgaaggaacactttttccttacctcgAAGGAACAGTTTTCCCTAACTTCGAAGGAACGCTTTTTCCTTACCTCGAAGGAACAGTTTTCCCTAACTTCGAAGGAACGCTTTTTCCTTACCTCGAAGGAACACTTTTTTCCGTTACCTCGAAGGAAACtctttttcattacttcgaaGGAACACTTTTTCCGTACCTCGAAGGGACACTTTTTCCTGACTTCGAAGGAACACTTTCTCCTTACCTCGAAGGAACACTTTTCTTACTTCAAAGgaacactttttccttacctcgAAGTAATACTTTTCCTTACTTTGAAGGAACTCTTTTTCCTTACCTCGAAGGAACACTTTTTTTCCGTTACCTCGAAGGAAACTCTTTTTACTAACTTCGAAAgaacactttttccttacctcgaaggaacactttttccttacctcgAAGGAACACTTTTTCCTAGCTTCGAAGGAACACTTTTTCCGTACCTCAAAGGACACTTTTTCCTGACTTCAAAGGAACACTTTCTCCTTACCTCGAAGGAACACTTTCCTTACTTCAAAGGAACACTTTTCCTTACCTCGAAGTAATACTTTTCCTTACTTTGAAGGAACTCTTTTCCTTACCTCGAAGGAACACTTTTTTCCGTTACCTCGAAGGAAACTCTTTTTACTAAGAAAAACTCTTTTACTAACTTCGAAAgaacactttttccttacctcgAAGGAACACTTTTTCCTAGCTTCAAAGGAACACCTTTTCCTACCTCGAAGTAACACTTTTTCCTTACTTGGAAGGAACACTTTTTCCTTACCACAAAGTAACACTTTCATTACTTCGAAGgaacattttttccttactttgtaggaacactttttccttacctcgAAGTAACACGTTTTCCTTACTTCGAAGGAACACTTTTTCCTAACTTTGAAAgaacactttttccttacctcgAAGTAACACTTTTTCCTAACTTTGAAGGAACACTTTTTCCCCACCTCAAAGTAACACTTTCTTACTTCGAAGgaacactttttccttacctcgaagtaacactttttccttacttcgaaggaacactttttccttacctcgAAGTAACACTTTTTCCTAACTTTGAAGGAACACTTTTTCCTCACCTCAAAGTAACACTTTCTTACTCCGAAGgaacactttttccttacctcgaagtaacactttttccttacttcgaaggaacactttttccttacctcgaagcaacattttttcattacttcgaaGGAACACTTCCTTACCTCGAAGGAACACTTTTTTCCATTACCTCAAAGGAAACTCTTTTTCATCACTTCGAAGTAACACTTATTCCTTACTTCGTAGGAAGAATTTTCCTTACCTCAAAGGAACACGTTTTCCATTACTCCGAAGTACCACTTTCTCCTTACTCGAAGGACTACTGTTTCCTTACTTTAAAGGAACACTTTTCCTTACCTCGAAGGAAACTTTTCCTTTACCATGAAGGAACACTTTCACCTTACCTAAAAGGAACACTTTTTCCTTGCTTTTAAGGAACACTCTTACCTTACCTGGAAGGAACAATTTTTCCTTACTTCgaaggaaactttttttctttgcctcAAAGGAATTTTTCCTTACTTCAAAGGAACTCTTTTTCCTCACCTCTAAGGGATACTTTTTTCTTACTTCGAAGGAGCACTTTTCCCTTACC
Coding sequences within it:
- the fuss gene encoding SKI family transcriptional corepressor 1 isoform X2, whose amino-acid sequence is MEGVVQQPLSPPMTSSVPLAPPSIEPPDPAPTTKSNQVGTVILYGVPIVSLNIDNCERLCLAQISNTLLKEFSYNEIHNRRVALGITCVQCTPVQLEILRRAGAMPISSRRCGMITKREAERLCKSFLGDNSPPKLPENFAFDVMHECNWGCRGSFVPSRYNSSRAKCIKCVYCAMFFSPNKFVFHSHRLADSKYVQPDAANFNSWRRHIRLAGDPPIDVIHAWEDVKAMFNGGTRKRLMAAGSQQGPGSRLSKSPRLEAPLAKPPSITRPSLKTMGGDLPYPPPYLAPLPAPYPAHHKDARQTFVDYLWGSRSALPPLGLPYPLAAWPRRPLPSFPPLPLPDPRSDAASAADVRIADMEAATTALRPAHFSAFTPVTRASPPPPLGSSEGDSGAQLPDSSRHSDDETIDIEVTEEEQRHSKGGGGGGGEAYSSCSSSSSSSGGGGGGKGSGSSSLQDLKHDIYKSESGVSVSAAVGSGSGKSESLKAPDDFSISTTKHGLDLSPQASDGCYKVGDYKKDDLSEAAHSDGGGDCESSSSTTPRDDQRDLRDLRDLRDHRTAHGLVSDHHHALGRHARVCSSPTSNTCNDVGVDISRAAIDVQPSTSESPISATSAAAAAAAGGAAEEDPRLRLFLLREVEARRRVEQEMARLKYTYTSHLHHSLHHSLHHSLHTALQPPHHVAKDWLETSTVTSTP
- the fuss gene encoding SKI family transcriptional corepressor 1 isoform X1, encoding MEGVVQQPLSPPMTSSVPLAPPSIEPPDPAPTTKSNQVGTVILYGVPIVSLNIDNCERLCLAQISNTLLKQEFSYNEIHNRRVALGITCVQCTPVQLEILRRAGAMPISSRRCGMITKREAERLCKSFLGDNSPPKLPENFAFDVMHECNWGCRGSFVPSRYNSSRAKCIKCVYCAMFFSPNKFVFHSHRLADSKYVQPDAANFNSWRRHIRLAGDPPIDVIHAWEDVKAMFNGGTRKRLMAAGSQQGPGSRLSKSPRLEAPLAKPPSITRPSLKTMGGDLPYPPPYLAPLPAPYPAHHKDARQTFVDYLWGSRSALPPLGLPYPLAAWPRRPLPSFPPLPLPDPRSDAASAADVRIADMEAATTALRPAHFSAFTPVTRASPPPPLGSSEGDSGAQLPDSSRHSDDETIDIEVTEEEQRHSKGGGGGGGEAYSSCSSSSSSSGGGGGGKGSGSSSLQDLKHDIYKSESGVSVSAAVGSGSGKSESLKAPDDFSISTTKHGLDLSPQASDGCYKVGDYKKDDLSEAAHSDGGGDCESSSSTTPRDDQRDLRDLRDLRDHRTAHGLVSDHHHALGRHARVCSSPTSNTCNDVGVDISRAAIDVQPSTSESPISATSAAAAAAAGGAAEEDPRLRLFLLREVEARRRVEQEMARLKYTYTSHLHHSLHHSLHHSLHTALQPPHHVAKDWLETSTVTSTP